Proteins encoded by one window of Lathyrus oleraceus cultivar Zhongwan6 chromosome 1, CAAS_Psat_ZW6_1.0, whole genome shotgun sequence:
- the LOC127074445 gene encoding protein MAINTENANCE OF MERISTEMS-like: protein MSLLTMGQEHRGTRANIASFDPKKFRQRSHPMPYPDPWCVPYIERAGFGHVMHVVNATIDAKFILALCERWRPETHTFHLPTGECTVTLEDVYMLLGLRIDGKPVTGNVQQPNQICVEMLGVDLVEGEGSAKARGQGIKLSSLQLYHDSITLTEESSEQEKVIKTRVYIMLLFGNLLFPEGTGNSINFMYLSLLGDIDRISTYSWGSAVLAFLYSSLCKNAQNEHCTFSGCAFLLQTWGWWRLPRLAPENPNDYSFPYATRFITTGLDYSLTPKNKIIFYRQLLDRLRAQDFIWRPYLGLEHQPNPEDAAVWTAKTAIMRFTTVEMHQSDRVKLQFGMHQDIPGPPMSMEPWHLKKVSHQWYAQNWKEFAKEFRKMWKDRAHYVLQFPVAPNEMKPTREYVEWYRANTNPEMIVSDPFYLDDPRMQQPYFQQQQPPQYSQQQQPPPYYQQQPPQPFYQQQPPPPYYQQQPPPPYYQQQQPQHMSTPQPNQQYIPQTQSQYHEDYQQQTQHSHHHQQSQHLPQYQSPYFHQSQQFQHGNFPSSSSPPPSPDTGIQEDYQQDYYTPQQTLHFGQPDSTLNYQRPQFEGAPSSSQFVPPRQSFEGAEGTRLSYSTEGTSTEPQRQAARGRVRARGGNREAPPPREPSRRVTRPPPCGSYKGPHHM from the exons atgtcgcttcttaccatgggccaagaacacagaggaactagggcaaacattgcctcattc gatcccaagaaatttcgtcaacgttcacacccaatgccttatccagacccatggtgcgtaccttacatagagcgtgcgggtttcggtcatgtaatgcatgtcgtaaatgccaccattgatgccaaattcattttggctctgtgtgaacgttggagacctgagacacacacctttcacctaccaactggtgaatgtaccgtcacattagaggacgtgtacatgcttttaggtcttagaatagatggtaagcctgtgaccggaaatgttcaacagcctaaccaaatatgtgttgaaatgttgggggtagatctggtcgagggtgaggggtctgccaaagcaaggggtcagggtattaaattatctagcctacaattgtaccacgactccataactttgactgaggaatcctccgaacaagaaaaagtcataaaaacccgggtttacattatgctattgtttgggaacttgctatttcccgaagggacgggaaatagcataaattttatgtacttgagtttgctcggggacattgatagaataagcacatatagttggggttctgcagtattagcattcctatatagctctttgtgtaaaaatgcacaaaatgagcactgtacattttctggatgtgcttttttgcttcaaacatgggggtggtggagattgccgaggctagccccagaaaatcctaatgactactccttcccctacgcaactag gttcattacaaccggactggattacagtcttacccccaaaaataaaattatattttatcgtcaactgttggatcgtctccgagcacaggat tttatttggaggccatatttgggattggaacatcaaccaaaccccgaagatgcagctgtttggacagcaaaaacggccataatgcggttcaccactgtggagatgcaccaaagtgaccgtgtcaagcttcaattcggaatgcatcaagacatcccaggccccccaatgtccATGGAACCTTGGCATCTGAAAAAAGTgagccaccagtggtatgcccaaaattggaaggaatttgctaaggagtttcgaaaaatgtggaaagaccgtgcccactatgttctacaatttccggtggcgcccaacgaaatgaagccgacaagggaatatgtggaatggtatagagcaaataccaatccagaaatgattgtgtctgacccgttctatttggacgatccccggatgcaacagccatatttccaacaacaacaaccaccacagtattcccaacaacaacaaccaccaccttattaccaacaacaaccaccacaaccattttaccaacaacaaccaccaccaccttattaccaacaacaaccaccaccaccatattaccaacaacaacaaccacaacacatgtccaccccccaaccaaatcaacaatacataccacaaactcaatcccaataccatgaagactaccaacaacaaactcaacattcccaccaccatcaacagtcccaacacctaccacaatatcaatccccctacttccaccaatcccaacaaTTCCAACACGGCAATTTCCcaagctcttccagtcctccacctagccccgacacgggtatacaagaggactaccaacaggactactacacaccacaacaaacattgcactttggccaacccgattcaaccctaaactaccaaagaccacaattcgagggcgcacccagcagtagtcagtttgtcccaccgagacaaagcttcgagggcgcagaggggacccgtctttcctacagcactgaagggacttcgaccgAACCACAACGGCAAGCGGCAAGGGGGCGCGTTAGggcaaggggtggtaatagggaagcaccaccaccacgtgaaccgtctaggcgagtaactagacctcccccgtgcggatcgtacaagggaccgcatcatatgtga